The Carassius auratus strain Wakin chromosome 5, ASM336829v1, whole genome shotgun sequence genome includes a window with the following:
- the prrc2b gene encoding protein PRRC2B isoform X1, giving the protein MSDRLGQITKSKDGKSKYSSLSLFDKYKGKSIETQKTTVVARHGLQSLGKVAAARRMPPPAHLPSLKSESKGNDPNVIIVPKDGTGWANKQDQPDPKSSVASSAQLPESQPPLALQKSVSNLQKPMPITSHESTSTGGPKQWAQLNGKAVDQDGLKVSSRLQPFSHEEFPTLKAEGEQDKVGKERSVFDPSYGPGPSLRPQNVSSWREGGGRNLQPPVLSATPPCTDTDTKSSGPAETTTPPPPPSSSSSSTAAAQSTDVKEPSQRPAPPVQRRAAPSALQYQHHTTTTYHDMLPAFMCPKETRDAPCSSDHGPTTVVAPVRFESRLTLRPAFPAPEPVNGDIRRETRVPRVPPRPSARPIRRPGDRAPRPAIINPEDLKDLDELDNDCEDGWAGLHEEVDYSEKLKFSDDEEDHSPCEKNRIWDDWDNHHDQHLSQSSVDGPFPQDAEEESYSRQPELRTSRKPNGQFSSTESQQKNSGNGESAEEQEEPQRQAPPRGKFVSADLSAVERARRRREEEERRAREERLAACAEKLKKLDEKFGKTEKAARSGEMLREADSKELTQSPGRTSSKHPQEGWQYNAKEVSDTPAESSSQDYKDEGCHYHNDDEVPESTSPLPDYGRHQKPVPPRFQKQHQQQEQVYKMAPWQQSGHPTQSSSAHPQRGFYPPHVLGFDPRWMMMPPYMDPRMAQGCSPVDFYPPGVHSSGLVKPVIQQDHLNSPGSTSDEGCHPSVHQERRAPSTESYQVWNQDSYSSARSFTPPYQRQHDNGDRAQVDDRSDRPFSRHDSYEDRGHDPADSPAEELPHQGFRQGRGSDVSFGSQREVTHEGTNQPLVISRTHPGDSEHRDVSSGRQQKEGTDTHDEAFDNKDKSYDSDIWKKDVGSLRKDGSGQAQWSDHCSSSSSSISQPSETSSRTLRRTGPIKKPVLKPLKVEDKENEKPKTEPEEKPVPYRLEKEVVTNVYDLKKDAPLLSNRHSVPPTNPSPMEKHMEAPKVERTSNLPEDLHKENYWDSAKSQSVDSSDSRDPPALRRNNWIFIDEEQAFAGARGAGRGRGRGFREFNSRGGTRGGRSDSNRGAYNSTGAQRPARGRGTRDFRSEDLQRGKPRRRNVSETHSEASEYEEQPKRPRQKATENGEASYPASGEVKRADKESWRSNKVYTDDQSGNSDSRDKTKSARVFGRSLPPRLNAGYNRGFGSRDISTWRGRGTQFGSTPMQENGYSFGADSYSKRLSEHEALKYPSKFTGSIAENGVEDRDGGYYIDNDNPDNRPLRRRRPPRQDKPPRFRRLRQEHEGGGQWNSEDYVNGDVANQWPGRAKGAEEHGPNRYSGGRSQEITGQGEDWETGSENSDFSDWREKRRQHGDVLADTGHGEPGSEKRELSKRSFSSQRPVVDRQNRKSDATVMENNKTEMQASAGSFGRNESWQNGVTSNNKRVPEESITGLSSVCVYRVEQNDDTSTTEATGTIIEKDLKPRNMKGDMTETLSQYDLNTYPIESDSGASVPSPEVFQDALSKKQRRPQDDDRRRKDQGPPGSVKNRAIASKMPPRFAKKQGSMSIEQTEDALSANSLGTEIWETNSTALSVHSSGGDSWTKQVSYTGSEPNSEDSDAGPEQSKEHKPGPIGNERSLKNRKGSEGMDRLEGPITPVNGVDIHVDNVIPVPPIEFGVSAKDSDFSLPPGSTPVPVSNPVTKLHDALAGNAGLTQAIPMLRRDHLQPGINLNPISFPSADLTLKMESARKAWENSQALPEQGSPGGVVSGAQPACSVGSSSGVSYSSFGGVSMPPMPVASVAPSVSMQGSHIPPLYLDGHVFSSQPRLVPPLTQQPSYQQATAQQIPISLHTSLQAQAQLGLRGALPVSQSQEMFSSIPPFRSPVYMHPNLSQPSPMVLSGGALKGPYSAFPGMQPSDMVKQQSGSHYQPMNGSQPLVYDGPMNQAAGMGTSQLMDSQLIQVTMPMPGSQLRYGSAQQHLLLPQSIQLQQNQNLSVGAPRRMMPPGSQPAIMSGNREPSQMDIKGFQFSDKPNHSPGIPSGSYRSCVGLFLLRPGSASPSGKPSGPGGPAVVVSLPGHYTQQQVSAPQGSMVMHMRPPTSGPFPNPIQRPVMQVNKTVIIRSPPYPSPGREPLHSTPPSNPEPAVKGPEDGVKVNALRDARPAVSEAKSSSVIPNKIQEQLPSVQVKAARTGAIKPQSVKVEEGRA; this is encoded by the exons ATGTCAGATCGTTTGGGGCAAATAACCAAGTCCAAGGATGGGAAAAGCAAGTATTCATCACTCAGCCTATTTGACAAGTACAAAGGAAAGTCAATAGAAACTCAGAAAACCACAG TTGTTGCACGACATGGCTTACAGAGTCTTGGCAAAGTGGCCGCTGCCCGGCGCATGCCCCCTCCCGCTCACCTGCCGAGTCTGAAGTCTGAGAGTAAAGGAAACGATCCCAACGTGATTATCGTGCCCAAAGACGGTACAGGATGGGCAAACAAGCAGGATCAACCCGATCCAAAGAG TTCCGTTGCTTCATCAGCACAGCTGCCGGAGTCGCAGCCACCGCTGGCTTTACAGAAATCTGTCTCCAATCTTCAGAAGCCCATGCCAATAACCAGCCACGAG AGCACAAGTACAGGTGGACCAAAGCAATGGGCACAGCTCAATGGAAAGGCAGTAGATCAAGATG GTTTAAAGGTCTCAAGCCGACTGCAGCCCTTCTCTCACGAGGAATTTCCGACGCTGAAAGCAGAAGGCGAACAGGACAAGGTTGGCAAGGAAAGAAGCGTCTTCGATCCGTCGTATGGGCCCGGACCAAGCCTCCGCCCACAGA ATGTGTCAAGCTGGAGGGAGGGTGGTGGGAGGAACCTGCAACCCCCAGTGCTGTCTGCCACTCCACCCTGCACAGACACGGACACCAAGAGCAGCGGTCCAGCTGAGACCaccactcctcctcctcctccctcctcctcctcctcctccactgcTGCTGCTCAGTCCACTGATGTGAAGGAGCCATCGCAGCGGCCTGCTCCACCTGTGCAGCGCAGAGCCGCCCCATCAGCCCTCCAGTACCAGCACCACACCACCACCACCTACCACGACATGCTGCCTGCGTTT ATGTGCCCTAAAGAGACTCGTGATGCCCCGTGCTCCTCGGATCACGGCCCGACCACTGTGGTTGCTCCTGTGCGCTTTGAATCCAGGTTGACTCTTAGACCAGCATTCCCTGCGCCAGAACCCGTCAA TGGTGATATAAGAAGAGAGACACGTGTCCCCCGTGTCCCCCCACGCCCCTCAGCTCGCCCCATCCGCCGCCCAGGAGATCGAGCTCCCCGTCCTGCCATAATCAACCCTGAGGACCTGAAGGACCTCGATGAACTGGACAATGACTGTGAAGACGGCTGGGCAG GTCTCCATGAGGAGGTGGATTATAGCGAGAAGCTCAAATTCAGTGATGATGAGGAAGATCATTCCCCCTGTGAGAAGAACAGAATCTG GGATGACTGGGATAACCATCACGACCAGCATTTATCTCAGAGCTCTGTTGACGGCCCGTTCCCACAGGATGCAGAGGAGGAGTCATACTCACGCCAGCCAGAGCTCCGAACCTCCAGGAAGCCCAATGGACAATTCTCCTCTACTGAATCTCAG CAGAAGAATAGTGGAAACGGTGAGTCTgcagaggagcaggaggagccccAGCGGCAGGCGCCTCCTCGTGGGAAGTTTGTCTCGGCCGATCTCTCTGCTGTGGAGAGAGCGCGCAGACGGcgtgaggaggaggagaggagagcgcGAGAGGAGAGACTGGCTGCCTGtgcagaaaaactaaaaaaactggatgaaaaATTTGGCAAAACTGAGAAAGCTGCACGCTCTGGAGAAATGCTGAGAGAAGCAGACAGCAAGGAGCTGACTCAGTCTCCAGGCCGGACGTCATCCAAGCACCCCCAGGAGGGCTGGCAGTACAACGCTAAAG AAGTGTCGGATACACCAGCTGAGTCGTCCAGTCAGGATTACAAAGATGAAGGTTGTCACTACCACAATGATGACGAAGTTCCTGAGTCCACCTCTCCCCTCCCAGACTACGGCCGCCACCAGAAGCCTGTGCCGCCTCGCTTCCAGAAGCAGCACCAGCAGCAG GAGCAGGTGTATAAGATGGCTCCGTGGCAGCAGTCGGGTCACCCCACCCAGTCCAGCTCTGCTCACCCACAGAGAGGCTTTTACCCTCCTCATGTCCTGGGCTTTGACCCGCGCTGGATGATGATGCCTCCCTACATGGATCCTCGCATGGCACAGGGATGTTCTCCAGTGGATTTCTATCCTCCTGGCGTTCACTCATCTG GTTTGGTGAAACCTGTCATTCAGCAGGATCACCTGAATAGCCCTGGTTCCACCTCTGATGAAGGCTGCCATCCCAGCGTGCATCAGGAGAGGAGGGCGCCATCCACTGAGTCTTACCAAGTGTGGAACCAAGACAGCTACTCGTCTGCGCGCAGTTTCACCCCACCCTACCAGAGACAGCATGACAATGGCGACAGGGCTCAGGTGGATGACAGGAGTGACCGGCCATTCTCCAGACATGACTCATATGAAGACCGAGGTCATGACCCTGCAGACAGTCCAGCAGAGGAACTGCCCCATCAAGGCTTCCGGCAAGGCAGAGGCTCAGACGTGTCGTTTGGGTCACAGCGAGAAGTTACCCACGAGGGAACCAATCAACCATTAGTAATCAGCAGGACCCATCCTGGAGACAGTGAGCACAGGGACGTCTCCTCTGGTAGACAGCAGAAAGAAGGCACTGATACTCATGATGAGGCCTTCGACAACAAGGACAAGAGCTACGACTCTGATATCTGGAAGAAAGATGTGGGTAGTCTGAGGAAAGACGGCAGCGGTCAGGCGCAGTGGTCCGATCACTGTTCGAGCAGCAGCAGTAGCATTAGTCAGCCATCTGAAACCAGCAGCAGAACCCTTAGGAGGACAGGGCCCATCAAGAAACCTGTGCTGAAGCCTTTGAAAGTGGAAGACAAAGAAAACGAGAAACCCAAAACTGAGCCCGAGGAGAAGCCTGTCCCATACAGGCTGGAGAAGGAAGTGGTCACCAACGTCTATGACCTGAAGAAAGATGCCCCTCTTCTGTCTAACAGGCACTCCGTGCCACCCACCAATCCCTCTCCTATGGAAAAACACATGGAAGCTCCCAAGGTGGAGAGAACGAGCAACCTGCCTGAAGATTTGCACAAAGAGAACTACTGGGATAGTGCGAAGAGTCAGTCTGTGGACAGCTCTGACAGCAGAGATCCACCAGCACTGCGCCGCAACAACTGGATATTCATAGATGAGGAGCAGGCATTCGCCGGGGCCAGGGGAGCGGGCCGTGGACGTGGCCGGGGCTTTAGAGAGTTCAATTCTCGTGGTGGCACTCGTGGAGGACGGAGTGACAGCAACAGAGGAGCCTACAATAGCACAGGTGCACAGAGGCCTGCACGAGGACGTGGTACTCGAGATTTTAGGAGCGAAGATCTGCAAAGAGGCAAACCCCGTAGACGCAATGTGAGCGAGACGCACAGCGAGGCCTCAGAATACGAGGAGCAGCCCAAGCGTCCGCGCCAGAAGGCCACTGAGAATGGAGAGGCTTCGTATCCTGCATCTGGAGAGGTCAAGAGGGCCGATAAGGAGTCGTGGAGATCAAACAAGGTCTACACTGACGATCAGAGTGGCAATAGTGATTCCAGGGACAAGACGAAATCTGCTCGAGTCTTTGGAAGGTCATTGCCCCCTCGCCTTAATGCTGGATACAACCGTGGGTTTGGCTCAAGGGATATTTCGACGTGGAGAGGGAGAGGAACCCAGTTTGGAAGCACTCCCATGCAAGAGAACGGCTACAGTTTCGGTGCGGACTCCTATTCCAAACGTTTGTCAGAACATGAGGCCCTGAAGTACCCCTCTAAATTTACAGGCTCCATTGCAGAAAATGGTGTCGAGGACAGAGATGGGGGTTActacattgataatgataatccTGACAACCGGCCCCTGAGAAGGCGTCGTCCCCCACGCCAGGATAAACCCCCACGCTTCAGGCGTCTGCGTCAAGAGCATGAAGGAGGAGGTCAGTGGAATAGTGAGGACTATGTTAATGGAGACGTTGCCAATCAGTGGCCTGGACGTGCAAAGGGGGCAGAGGAGCACGGTCCCAACCGCTACTCCGGAGGACGGTCACAGGAGATCACAGGTCAGGGTGAGGACTGGGAAACCGGCTCTGAGAACAGCGATTTCAGTGACTGGAGGGAGAAACGGAGACAGCATGGTGACGTGCTCGCAGATACAGGTCACGGAGAACCTGGCTCTGAAAAGAGAGAGCTCTCCAAGCGGAGCTTTTCTAGCCAGCGGCCAGTGGTCGACAGACAGAACAGGAAGAGTGATGCTACTGTGATGGAAAACAACAAGACAGAAATGCAGGCTAGTGCAGGTTCCTTCGGTAGAAACGAGAGCTGGCAGAATGGTGTTACTTCCAACAACAAACG AGTTCCAGAAGAATCGATCACCGGCctgagctcagtgtgtgtgtacCGTGTAGAGCAGAACGACGACACCAGCACAACTGAAGCAACGGGGACGATCATAGAGAAAGACTTGAAACCCAGGAACATGAAGGGGGACATGACCGAAACCCTGTCCCAATATGACCTGAATACTTACCCAA TTGAGAGTGACTCGGGAGCTTCTGTACCCAGTCCAGAAGTTTTCCAGGACGCTCTGTCCAAAAAACAGCGCCGCCCACAGGATGACGATCGCAGGAGGAAGGATCAGGGCCCTCCA GGTTCGGTAAAGAATAGAGCAATTGCATCGAAAATGCCTCCTCGTTTTGCCAAGAAGCAGGGCAGTATGTCCATCGAGCAGACCGAGGATGCACTGTCTGCCAACAGCTTGGGAACAGAAATCTGGGAGACGAACAGCACAG CTCTGAGTGTCCATTCATCAGGTGGTGATTCGTGGACAAAGCAGGTTTCCTACACAGGAAGTGAACCCAATTCAGAG GATTCAGATGCAGGACCCGAGCAGAGTAAAGAACACAAACCCGGCCCCATCGGCAACGAGCGCTCTCTGAAGAACCGCAAGGGCTCTGAAGGCATGGACCGTCTGGAGGGACCCATTACTCCTGTCAACGGAGTGGACATTCACGTGGACAACGTTATCCCTGTGCCGCCAATTGAGTTTGGCGTCAGTGCAAAGGATTCAGACTTCAGCCTTCCTCCAGGTTCCACACCAGTGCCTGTGTCCAACCCCGTCACCAAGCTGCATGATGCACTTGCTGGGAAT gCGGGCCTGACTCAAGCCATCCCGATGCTCCGCAGAGACCACCTACAGCCCGGAATAAACCTCAACCCCATCAGCTTTCCTTCAGCGGACCTCACTCTCAAG ATGGAGTCAGCACGTAAAGCCTGGGAGAACTCTCAGGCTCTTCCAGAGCAGGGCTCTCCGGGCGGCGTGGTCTCCGGCGCTCAGCCTGCCTGCAGTGTGGGCTCCTCCAGCGGCGTCAGCTACAGCTCCTTCGGCGGGGTGTCCATGCCGCCCATGCCTGTGGCATCTGTCGCACCTTCTGTCTCCATGCAAG GCAGTCACATCCCTCCTCTCTATCTAGACGGTCATGTGTTCTCTAGTCAGCCGCGGCTCGTGCCGCCTTTGACTCAGCAGCCCAGCTACCAGCAG GCCACCGCTCAACAGATCCCCATCTCTCTGCACACGTCTCTACAGGCTCAGGCTCAGCTGGGTCTGCGAGGAGCTCTGCCTGTCTCTCAGTCTCAAGAGATGTTCAGCTCCATCCCTCCCTTCAG GTCTCCGGTGTACATGCACCCAAACCTGTCTCAACCCAGTCCCATGGTGCTCTCTGGTGGAGCTCTCAAAGGACCGTACTCTGCATTTCCTGGCATGCAGCCATCAGACATGGTCAAACAGCAGTCCGGATCTCACTACCAGCCCATGAACGGCAGCCAGCCACTGGTGTACGACGGACCCATGAATCAGGCAGCTGGGATGGGCACGTCACAGCTCATGGACTCGCAGCTCATTCAG GTGACTATGCCCATGCCTGGATCTCAACTGCGCTACGGCTCAGCCCAGCAGCACCTCCTCCTGCCCCAGTCCATCCAGCTCCAGCAGAACCAGAACCTGTCTGTGGGAGCTCCACGCCGCATGATGCCTCCTGGATCTCAGCCGGCTATCATGAGCGGCAACAGGGAG CCTTCCCAGATGGACATCAAGGGATTTCAGTTCTCTGATAAGCCCAACCACTCACCTGGAATACCCAGTGGCTCCTACAG GTCTTGTGTCGGACTGTTTCTTCTCAGACCTGGTTCTGCTAGTCCCAGTGGCAAACCCTCTGGCCCCGGAGGCCCTGCAGTGGTTGTCTCGCTCCCAGGACATTACACACAGCAGCAG GTGTCGGCTCCTCAGGGCAGTATGGTCATGCATATGAGGCCCCCCACCAGCGGCCCCTTCCCCAACCCCATCCAACGGCCCGTCATGCAGGTCAACAAGACTGTCATCATCCGTTCGCCACCCTACCCCAGTCCCGGGCGTGAACCACTTCACAGCACACCTCCCTCCAACCCTGAGCCTGCTGTGAAGGGCCCTGAGGACGGTGTGAAG GTGAATGCCCTGCGTGATGCTCGTCCGGCTGTCAGTGAAGCCAAGAGCTCATCAGTGATTCCCAACAAGATCCAGGAGCAGCTGCCGTCAGTACAGGTCAAAGCTGCTCGAACCGGAGCCATCAAACCACAGTCGGTCAAAGTGGAGGAAGGCAGAGCCTAA